A stretch of the Gemmatimonadaceae bacterium genome encodes the following:
- a CDS encoding phosphatase PAP2 family protein: protein SPPLFTRRDAWMALGFTAATAAALPFDQMVAGNLQLPANQNEPGLVRSSALFRNLADPGTVYISGGLFAVGKMFGNATLTEMGLHASEALVVASVAGFVLKGAVGRPLPRQHSADADSYKFGRGIRVDGNWQAFPSGHTLAAFSVASAITAEAQWRWPAAAGFVGALTYGTAAAAGISRLYNNAHWVSDIIFGAGIGVFSGVKTVEYARTHPNNWFDRVLAHAGVSPAPGRGMTVGLHFSTSGGANR, encoded by the coding sequence TCCCCGCCGTTGTTCACGCGGCGCGACGCTTGGATGGCGCTCGGCTTCACGGCCGCGACCGCCGCGGCGCTGCCTTTCGACCAGATGGTCGCGGGCAACCTCCAGCTTCCGGCCAACCAGAACGAGCCGGGTCTCGTTCGCTCGTCGGCGCTGTTTCGCAACCTGGCCGATCCGGGCACCGTGTACATCAGCGGCGGGCTGTTCGCGGTCGGGAAGATGTTCGGCAACGCGACCCTTACGGAAATGGGGCTCCATGCGAGCGAGGCACTGGTCGTGGCCTCGGTCGCCGGCTTTGTGCTCAAGGGTGCGGTCGGACGGCCGCTGCCACGCCAGCACAGCGCCGACGCTGACAGCTACAAGTTCGGCCGCGGCATTCGCGTGGACGGCAACTGGCAGGCCTTCCCGTCGGGGCACACGCTGGCCGCATTCTCGGTTGCCTCCGCCATCACCGCCGAGGCGCAGTGGCGGTGGCCGGCCGCAGCCGGGTTCGTCGGGGCCCTCACCTACGGTACGGCAGCCGCCGCCGGGATTTCGCGCCTATACAACAATGCGCATTGGGTGAGCGACATCATTTTCGGCGCCGGGATCGGGGTGTTCTCGGGCGTCAAGACCGTCGAGTACGCGCGGACGCATCCGAACAACTGGTTCGACCGCGTGCTCGCGCACGCCGGCGTATCGCCGGCGCCTGGGCGGGGAATGACCGTGGGGCTGCATTTCTCGACGTCAGGTGGCGCGAATCGCTGA
- a CDS encoding Crp/Fnr family transcriptional regulator: MTVTSYLRTIPLFGQLRENDLEELGRVARPRDYPKNALIVSGHDPLDTFYVIVSGQVKSMLIAEDGREVILSIRQAGEFFGEMALFEADAPATTVIAMEDSRLLTLRREDLYRIVMAMPGVALGLLRSLCNRLQEADHKIGGLILLDVPGRVCHLLLQLADQGDGVHIPKPPTHQLIGQMVGSTRESVSRALGDLVGQGVISVAHRGITLENREALELAAGHPRRAATAHSSTDFAGMNDRRRSGP; this comes from the coding sequence ATGACCGTCACCAGTTACCTCCGCACCATCCCGCTGTTCGGCCAACTCCGCGAGAACGACCTCGAGGAGCTGGGACGTGTGGCGCGTCCGCGCGACTATCCCAAGAACGCCCTGATCGTCTCCGGCCATGACCCGCTGGACACCTTCTACGTGATCGTCTCCGGCCAGGTGAAGTCCATGCTCATCGCCGAGGATGGCCGTGAAGTGATCCTCTCCATTCGCCAGGCCGGCGAGTTCTTCGGCGAGATGGCGCTGTTCGAGGCCGACGCGCCGGCGACGACGGTGATCGCCATGGAAGACTCGCGGCTACTCACGCTACGCCGCGAGGATCTCTACCGCATCGTGATGGCCATGCCGGGAGTGGCGCTCGGGTTGCTCCGTTCGCTGTGCAACCGCCTCCAGGAAGCCGACCACAAGATCGGCGGGCTCATCCTGCTCGACGTGCCGGGGCGCGTATGCCACCTCCTGCTCCAACTCGCCGATCAGGGAGATGGCGTACACATCCCCAAGCCGCCCACGCACCAACTCATTGGCCAGATGGTAGGATCCACCCGCGAGTCAGTGTCTCGCGCGCTGGGCGACCTGGTGGGTCAGGGCGTGATCAGTGTGGCGCATCGGGGCATCACGCTCGAGAATCGCGAGGCGCTGGAATTGGCGGCCGGCCACCCGCGCCGCGCCGCCACAGCGCACAGTTCTACGGACTTCGCCGGCATGAACGACCGGCGCCGGTCAGGGCCGTAG
- a CDS encoding metal-dependent hydrolase: MIVGHLGLALGARAVDPEAPLGWLVAATMAPDILDLTIAAGGYCNSGGVYTHSLVAIAATASVLGAAAAWQTRSGKTALVIAALVVSHLLADYIVGRKALWLGGPVWGFDLYRWPWADFLVEATTIAGGWWAARRWGDLPRWASSRVAVVVLILAQMGADAVQNGGASHDATSCAKAWVFERDRVDHREGEYRHR; encoded by the coding sequence ATGATCGTCGGCCACCTTGGCCTCGCCCTCGGCGCCCGCGCCGTGGACCCCGAGGCGCCGCTTGGCTGGCTCGTGGCCGCGACCATGGCGCCCGACATTCTGGACCTCACGATCGCCGCAGGCGGGTACTGCAATTCGGGCGGTGTCTACACCCATTCTCTCGTCGCCATTGCTGCAACCGCCTCCGTGCTCGGGGCGGCCGCGGCCTGGCAGACGCGCAGCGGCAAGACGGCGCTGGTTATTGCCGCTCTCGTCGTGTCGCACCTGCTCGCCGACTACATCGTCGGCCGCAAGGCGCTTTGGTTGGGAGGCCCGGTCTGGGGCTTCGATCTCTACCGCTGGCCGTGGGCGGATTTTCTGGTCGAAGCGACGACGATCGCCGGTGGCTGGTGGGCGGCGCGCCGGTGGGGCGATCTGCCGCGGTGGGCCAGTTCGAGAGTTGCCGTGGTGGTCCTCATATTGGCCCAGATGGGGGCCGACGCGGTGCAGAATGGCGGCGCGTCCCATGATGCGACGAGCTGTGCCAAGGCGTGGGTATTCGAGCGAGACCGCGTGGACCATCGGGAAGGCGAATACCGCCATCGGTGA
- a CDS encoding M1 family metallopeptidase encodes MRPIASAVALLLALAPVAPLLAQSGPRTYTHADTLRGSNGPARAWWDVTFYDLSVRVDPADSSISGFTGITYRVLHPDQEMQIDLQEPMLVDSMIQSGRALAYRRDGNAFFVALVAPQRTGAVDAITVYFHGKPVVAKNPPWDGGYIWQHDSLGNRWVATANEGLGASAWWPDKDYLADEPDSQRIAVTVPDPMIDVSNGRLRSTTHHADGTTTYEWFVQNPINNYDVEVNAGSYAHYRETYQGEDGPLTMDFWPLAYHLDAAERQWAQAVPMMKCFEHWFGPYPWYADGYKLIEAPHLGMEHQSGVAYGNHFENGYLGRDLSHTGLGLAWDFIIVHESAHEWWGNNITMRDQADMWIHEGFANYAESIYEECQDGKEAGARYVIGVRQNVRNDRPIIPAYGVNAEGSGDMYYKAGNMLHTIRQIVNDDEKWRGILRGLNRTFWHQTVTGQQVEDYISRQAGIDLSKVFQEYLTTTMIPVLEYRIAGDTLWSRWSNVVPGFDMPVKVWFGAGRSAFLRPSERWGPVALTGDQALAQPGDFAVDENFYVTAKNVGAAAASHRP; translated from the coding sequence ATGCGTCCAATCGCTTCCGCGGTCGCGTTGCTGCTCGCGCTCGCCCCCGTCGCGCCCCTGCTTGCCCAGAGCGGGCCGCGGACGTACACCCACGCTGACACGCTGCGCGGGTCCAACGGCCCCGCGCGCGCCTGGTGGGACGTGACCTTCTACGATCTCAGCGTCCGCGTGGATCCCGCCGACAGCAGCATCAGCGGGTTCACGGGCATCACGTATCGCGTACTGCACCCCGACCAGGAAATGCAGATCGATCTGCAGGAGCCCATGCTGGTGGACAGCATGATCCAGAGCGGCCGCGCGCTCGCCTACCGGCGGGATGGCAACGCCTTCTTCGTCGCTCTCGTGGCGCCGCAGCGAACGGGGGCCGTGGACGCCATCACCGTCTATTTCCACGGCAAGCCGGTGGTGGCGAAGAATCCCCCGTGGGACGGCGGTTACATCTGGCAGCACGACAGCCTGGGCAATCGATGGGTGGCCACAGCCAACGAGGGGCTCGGCGCCAGCGCGTGGTGGCCCGACAAGGACTACCTGGCCGACGAGCCCGACAGCCAGCGGATCGCCGTCACCGTGCCCGATCCGATGATCGACGTTTCGAACGGGCGGCTGCGCAGCACCACGCACCATGCCGACGGCACGACGACCTATGAATGGTTCGTCCAGAACCCGATCAACAACTACGACGTCGAAGTGAACGCCGGCAGCTACGCGCATTACCGCGAGACCTATCAGGGCGAGGACGGTCCCCTGACGATGGACTTCTGGCCTCTCGCCTACCATCTGGACGCCGCCGAGCGCCAGTGGGCCCAGGCCGTGCCGATGATGAAGTGCTTCGAGCACTGGTTCGGGCCGTACCCGTGGTACGCGGACGGCTACAAGCTCATCGAAGCCCCGCACCTGGGCATGGAACATCAGAGCGGCGTGGCCTACGGCAATCATTTCGAAAATGGCTATCTGGGGCGAGATCTCTCGCACACGGGGCTCGGTCTGGCGTGGGATTTCATCATCGTGCACGAGAGCGCTCACGAATGGTGGGGCAACAACATCACCATGCGCGACCAGGCCGACATGTGGATCCACGAGGGCTTCGCCAACTACGCCGAGTCGATCTACGAGGAGTGCCAGGACGGAAAGGAAGCGGGGGCCCGGTACGTGATCGGCGTACGCCAGAACGTGCGCAACGACCGCCCGATCATTCCGGCCTACGGGGTGAACGCCGAGGGATCAGGCGACATGTACTACAAGGCGGGCAACATGCTGCACACCATCCGCCAGATCGTGAACGACGACGAGAAGTGGCGCGGCATCCTCCGTGGCCTGAACAGGACCTTCTGGCACCAGACCGTGACGGGGCAGCAGGTGGAGGACTATATCAGCCGGCAGGCCGGCATCGACCTCAGCAAGGTGTTCCAGGAGTACCTCACGACCACGATGATCCCCGTGCTCGAGTACCGAATTGCCGGCGATACGCTCTGGTCGCGCTGGTCGAACGTCGTTCCCGGATTCGACATGCCGGTGAAGGTCTGGTTCGGCGCCGGCCGGTCGGCATTCCTCCGGCCGTCGGAGCGCTGGGGCCCGGTCGCGCTCACGGGCGACCAGGCGCTCGCCCAGCCCGGCGATTTTGCGGTGGATGAGAACTTCTACGTGACGGCCAAGAACGTCGGCGCCGCCGCCGCGTCCCACCGGCCGTGA
- a CDS encoding M13 family metallopeptidase: MSRHADGLRAAMALVLVALATSCTLKQEAPSTGGALAPLKVVDVAYMDTTVKACTDFFEFANGAWLKTDTIPAAYSSSGVFKDMADRNELVVRSVLEDAEAARAALPDTSTQRKLGTFYATCMDSTAAESAGIDPLKPTLAAIDSISGQPSLLATVARLQMNGANVLFSYYPSVNVHDAAHYIADVDRGGLGLPDRDYYLNPAASADSMRRAYVAHVARMFSLAGEDSIAAAADAKRVMAVETEMAKAQLSRVARRDPKVSDHQMPLAEFAKLTPSVQWASYFREIGVTAPVATLNVDEPAYMKAVSALLASRPLADWRAYLRYHAVSSAAPWLSSPFVNENFAFSSRFTGAKQLLPRWKRCLRATDGEMGEALGQAYVAKTFPPEAKAKATQVIHDVRAAFKERLMHLTWMSDSTRAHALDKLAKMREKIGYPDKWRDYSKLQVSDQPFVLNVMAADHFEWSRVANRPGQPVDTTEWDITVPTVNAYYDPTKNEMVFPAGALVPQTFDPNADDGANYGSLGGSWAGHEQTHGFDDEGRHYDAQGNLRDWWTAADAKRFNAQAQLDAKQYDGYIQVDTFHVNGELTLGENIADYGGALTGYDALETALARDGRPALIDGYTPEQRYFISFAQSFRSHSRPEELRSRVTVDPHSPERWRVNGPLSDMEAFAKAFGCKPGDPMVRPRDLVPNIW, encoded by the coding sequence ATGTCTCGCCACGCTGACGGTCTGCGCGCCGCTATGGCGCTCGTGCTGGTCGCACTTGCCACGTCGTGTACCCTCAAGCAGGAGGCACCGTCCACCGGCGGCGCGCTGGCGCCGCTCAAGGTGGTCGACGTCGCCTACATGGACACGACGGTCAAGGCCTGCACCGACTTCTTCGAGTTCGCCAACGGCGCCTGGCTCAAGACCGACACGATCCCCGCGGCGTATTCGTCGTCCGGTGTGTTCAAGGACATGGCCGACCGCAACGAACTCGTGGTGCGTTCGGTGCTCGAGGATGCCGAAGCCGCGCGCGCCGCGCTGCCCGACACCAGCACGCAGCGCAAGCTCGGCACGTTCTACGCCACCTGCATGGACTCCACGGCCGCCGAGTCGGCCGGCATCGACCCGCTCAAGCCCACCCTCGCGGCGATCGACTCCATCAGCGGGCAGCCGTCGCTGCTCGCCACCGTGGCCCGTCTGCAGATGAACGGCGCCAACGTGCTGTTCAGCTATTACCCGTCGGTGAATGTCCACGATGCGGCGCACTACATCGCCGACGTCGATCGTGGCGGCCTGGGGTTGCCCGATCGCGACTATTACCTCAACCCTGCGGCGTCCGCCGACTCGATGCGCCGGGCATACGTGGCCCATGTCGCGCGGATGTTCTCGCTTGCCGGCGAAGACTCGATCGCCGCGGCCGCCGATGCCAAACGCGTGATGGCGGTGGAGACCGAGATGGCGAAGGCTCAGCTGTCCCGCGTGGCCCGCCGCGACCCCAAGGTGAGCGACCACCAGATGCCGCTGGCCGAGTTCGCGAAGCTCACGCCGAGCGTGCAGTGGGCGTCGTACTTCCGCGAGATCGGCGTCACCGCGCCGGTCGCCACGTTGAACGTCGACGAACCGGCGTACATGAAAGCCGTGAGCGCGCTGCTCGCGAGCCGCCCGCTCGCCGATTGGCGCGCCTATCTGCGTTACCATGCGGTGTCCAGCGCGGCGCCCTGGCTCTCGTCGCCGTTCGTCAACGAGAACTTCGCTTTCAGTTCGCGATTCACGGGCGCCAAGCAGCTGTTGCCGCGATGGAAGCGCTGCCTGCGCGCCACCGACGGGGAGATGGGCGAGGCGCTGGGCCAGGCGTACGTGGCCAAGACCTTCCCGCCCGAGGCCAAGGCCAAGGCCACGCAGGTCATCCACGACGTGCGCGCCGCATTCAAGGAGCGGCTCATGCACCTCACCTGGATGTCCGATTCCACCCGCGCGCATGCACTCGACAAGCTCGCCAAGATGCGTGAGAAGATCGGCTACCCCGACAAGTGGCGCGACTATTCCAAGCTGCAGGTGAGCGACCAGCCGTTCGTGCTCAACGTCATGGCAGCCGACCACTTCGAGTGGAGCCGGGTCGCCAACCGCCCCGGACAGCCGGTGGACACCACCGAATGGGACATCACCGTGCCGACGGTCAACGCGTACTACGACCCGACGAAGAACGAGATGGTGTTCCCGGCGGGCGCCCTCGTTCCCCAGACCTTCGACCCCAATGCCGACGACGGTGCCAACTACGGATCGCTGGGGGGCAGTTGGGCGGGGCACGAGCAGACCCACGGATTCGATGACGAGGGGCGCCATTACGACGCTCAGGGCAACCTCCGCGACTGGTGGACCGCCGCCGACGCCAAGCGCTTCAACGCCCAGGCCCAACTCGACGCCAAGCAATACGACGGGTACATCCAGGTCGATACGTTCCACGTGAACGGCGAATTGACGCTCGGCGAGAATATCGCCGACTACGGCGGTGCGCTCACCGGCTACGACGCGCTCGAGACCGCACTGGCGCGCGACGGCCGTCCGGCGTTGATCGACGGCTACACACCGGAACAGCGCTACTTCATCTCGTTCGCGCAGAGCTTCCGGTCGCATTCGCGCCCCGAGGAACTGCGCAGCCGCGTCACCGTCGACCCGCACTCGCCGGAGCGCTGGCGCGTGAACGGCCCGCTGTCCGACATGGAGGCGTTCGCCAAGGCGTTCGGCTGCAAGCCGGGCGATCCCATGGTGCGGCCGCGCGACCTCGTGCCGAACATCTGGTAG
- a CDS encoding M1 family aminopeptidase, which yields MRISIATACLVLVAATASAQTNTALMAVDHYARSHDYDLIHQRIVVSDFNWDSTSFKGVVTTTLVARRPDLDSVVVDEGALLQNTKVTGPDGRLIRTARHGDTLVVFPPHPAAFGDTVVFTVAYDGKVDNGRGLTYITPDGLTHRPRQIWSQGEDMNNHFWFPTYDFPNDKASWEIVATVDKRDVAVSNGRLVSDVAHGAVHTMTWREDLPSATYLVSLVIGPFAKIHDNWKGVPVDYYVYHADSAKAWRLFHHTPDMIDTYSTLTGVKYPWSKYAQTTVADFFGGMENVSATTLVDWLPDTRAYLDRPWYLWLLIPHELAHQWFGDFVTTEDWANLWLNEGFAEFMPGQYWGRKLGAHAAQDYYSDEYRDFMTIDARRPMALASYQSDNIYPKGALVLQMLEDYLGPQRFWASVHTYLTGHAAGNATSDDLRQAVLAATGENLDWFWSEWVYGAGYPKFDVAAAYDSVAHAVTLHVMQTQQDTLKPDRNGVQFHVADVFQMPVTVRVGTAHGDVVAHAQLDARDQTITVPGVESAPTMVVFDDGNHVLKGLTFDEPTAWLATQLARDPNLWNREWAIAQLAERPADSGAGEALRNAALHADYFLTREQAVTALGAFGAGDALDAVAQAAHDTSAAVRAAAVSALGQLGGEHAIGLIRDAFAHDSSYGVRAAAVSALARADSAGAPAVIAQALATPSYREVIRHAALQAIAQLNDTARTADVERMLDLDGLPSQVLGVFAARGDERALDILVRHLNDERAGVRRYVLQGFRVALSRPDHAAVLARLESAVGGLRYADTRKAVEAMIAGK from the coding sequence ATGCGTATCTCGATTGCCACTGCCTGCCTCGTCCTCGTCGCTGCCACGGCGTCGGCGCAGACCAACACCGCGCTGATGGCGGTGGACCACTACGCCCGCTCGCACGACTACGACCTGATCCACCAGCGCATCGTCGTGTCCGATTTCAACTGGGACTCGACGTCGTTCAAGGGCGTGGTGACGACAACGCTCGTTGCCCGGCGTCCCGATCTCGATTCGGTCGTCGTCGACGAGGGCGCGCTGCTCCAGAACACCAAGGTCACGGGCCCCGACGGCCGGCTCATCCGCACGGCACGGCACGGCGACACCCTGGTCGTCTTCCCGCCCCACCCGGCGGCGTTCGGCGACACGGTGGTGTTCACGGTGGCGTACGACGGCAAGGTCGACAACGGGCGCGGCCTCACCTACATCACCCCCGACGGCCTCACGCATCGGCCCCGGCAGATCTGGAGCCAGGGGGAAGACATGAACAATCACTTCTGGTTCCCGACCTACGACTTCCCTAACGACAAGGCGTCGTGGGAAATCGTCGCGACGGTGGACAAGCGTGACGTGGCCGTGTCCAACGGCCGCCTTGTGTCGGACGTGGCGCACGGCGCAGTGCACACCATGACCTGGCGCGAGGATCTGCCGTCGGCGACGTATCTCGTGTCGCTCGTCATCGGCCCCTTTGCCAAGATCCACGACAACTGGAAGGGCGTTCCGGTGGACTACTACGTCTACCACGCCGACAGCGCGAAGGCGTGGCGGTTGTTCCACCACACCCCCGACATGATCGACACCTACTCGACGCTCACCGGCGTCAAGTATCCATGGTCCAAGTACGCCCAGACCACGGTGGCCGACTTCTTCGGCGGTATGGAGAACGTGAGCGCCACGACGCTCGTCGATTGGCTTCCCGACACGCGGGCGTACCTCGACCGCCCGTGGTACTTGTGGCTCCTCATCCCGCACGAGCTGGCCCACCAATGGTTCGGCGATTTCGTGACCACCGAGGACTGGGCCAACCTCTGGCTCAACGAAGGCTTCGCCGAGTTCATGCCCGGGCAGTACTGGGGCCGGAAACTCGGCGCGCACGCCGCCCAGGATTACTACAGCGACGAGTACCGCGATTTCATGACCATCGACGCTCGCCGGCCGATGGCGCTGGCGTCATATCAATCCGATAATATCTATCCCAAGGGCGCCCTCGTACTCCAGATGCTCGAGGACTATCTGGGGCCCCAGCGTTTTTGGGCGTCCGTCCATACCTACCTCACCGGACACGCGGCCGGCAACGCCACGTCGGACGACCTGCGCCAGGCGGTGTTGGCCGCCACTGGCGAGAACCTCGACTGGTTCTGGAGCGAATGGGTGTACGGCGCGGGCTATCCCAAGTTCGACGTCGCGGCCGCGTACGACAGCGTCGCCCACGCCGTCACCTTGCACGTGATGCAGACCCAACAGGACACCCTCAAGCCAGATCGTAACGGCGTCCAGTTCCACGTGGCCGACGTGTTCCAGATGCCGGTGACCGTGCGCGTCGGTACGGCGCACGGCGACGTGGTGGCGCATGCGCAGCTCGACGCGCGGGATCAGACGATCACCGTGCCGGGCGTGGAGAGCGCCCCCACGATGGTGGTGTTCGACGACGGCAATCACGTGCTCAAGGGGCTCACCTTCGACGAGCCCACGGCGTGGCTCGCCACCCAGCTCGCCCGCGATCCCAACCTCTGGAACCGCGAGTGGGCGATCGCGCAACTGGCCGAGCGCCCCGCCGATAGCGGCGCCGGTGAGGCGCTGCGCAATGCCGCTCTCCACGCCGACTACTTCCTCACCCGCGAGCAGGCGGTGACGGCCCTGGGCGCCTTTGGGGCCGGCGACGCGCTGGATGCGGTGGCGCAGGCGGCGCACGACACGTCGGCCGCCGTACGCGCCGCCGCCGTGTCGGCCCTCGGCCAATTGGGAGGCGAACACGCCATCGGATTGATCCGCGATGCGTTCGCGCACGATAGCAGCTACGGGGTGCGTGCCGCGGCCGTGTCGGCCCTGGCCCGCGCCGACTCCGCGGGTGCCCCGGCGGTGATCGCGCAGGCGCTCGCCACCCCGTCGTATCGGGAGGTGATCCGGCACGCGGCCCTTCAGGCGATCGCCCAACTCAACGACACGGCCCGCACGGCCGACGTCGAACGGATGCTGGACCTCGACGGCCTGCCGTCGCAGGTGCTCGGCGTGTTCGCGGCCCGCGGTGACGAGCGCGCGCTCGACATCCTGGTCCGCCATCTGAACGACGAACGAGCGGGAGTCCGCCGCTACGTGCTGCAGGGATTCCGGGTTGCGCTCTCGCGCCCCGACCACGCCGCCGTGTTGGCCCGGCTCGAGAGTGCCGTGGGCGGCCTGCGCTACGCCGATACCCGGAAAGCCGTGGAGGCGATGATCGCGGGCAAGTAA
- a CDS encoding ATP-binding protein has product MDPSRARRRDSGGIAGLRRYSTLFGVALAAFGLAEVGLFALQRSTSRWADHSREVARLAQTGYALALEREEMANAFLLSGGRMVPTPGEGSPAPVDSTLDSLVVLTADNPSQMARAREIGSTFRAWDTGFAAPALAGALSPAAAANLDKPLFAPLRTAFAEFLTAEDVLHEDRVGRSRILGWLALIAMLFPSGILAALVVASGRRFAGQADQLAVQQELLEEQAVELEQQVEELETSNTELAEAAESANQARERAEHEAHGRQRNAALLDAALVSSPIGLSLLDTDLRYIRVNPAIAAITGLAPEAHVGRTLRDVNPALSRDIEAQLRQVVETDEPIQNLEMVRPGPRPEARIRYLLLNVYPMKSEAGETLGLAVAALDTTEQRELLEQFHHAQKLEAVGRLAAGIAHDFNNLLTVIRSYCDLALLEMADGAAGRDEIVQIRLAAERAAALSRQMLAMSRKQAIIPRPLAVKELVTEIEPMLLRVTGETVSLDIRCQLSVGLVHIDPTHLEQVLMNLVINAVDAMPNGGRLVIDVQDTVLDAEAVKRFVGLKPGGYVSLAVRDSGTGIDDETLRRIFDPFFTTKPQGKGTGLGLSTVYGIVRAAGGHVHVLSDVGAGTTFTVYLPVGAPRDGEPAHTTSRTAPAGPVAGGHEVVLVVEDDDLLRTSLARALRRRGFQVLEAAHGGEALRVALDHDGAIDLVLSDVHMPGMGGRDLVARLLAARPRLKALFMSGSSGENANVAGEPPSRDAFIAKPFSIDDLARQVRAALDA; this is encoded by the coding sequence ATGGATCCTTCCCGGGCACGGCGCCGCGACTCGGGCGGCATCGCTGGGCTGAGACGCTACAGTACGCTGTTCGGGGTCGCGTTGGCGGCGTTCGGCCTGGCCGAGGTCGGACTGTTTGCCCTGCAACGCTCGACCTCGCGATGGGCCGACCACAGTCGCGAGGTGGCCCGCCTCGCCCAGACGGGTTACGCCCTGGCTCTGGAGCGCGAGGAGATGGCCAACGCCTTCCTTCTCTCGGGTGGCCGCATGGTCCCGACGCCCGGCGAAGGCTCGCCCGCCCCCGTCGATTCCACGCTGGACTCTCTGGTCGTTCTCACGGCCGATAATCCTTCGCAGATGGCCCGCGCTCGTGAGATTGGTTCGACGTTTCGTGCCTGGGACACAGGCTTCGCTGCGCCCGCGCTTGCCGGCGCGCTCAGTCCCGCGGCGGCGGCCAATCTTGATAAGCCGTTGTTCGCGCCGCTGCGCACCGCATTCGCGGAATTCCTCACCGCCGAAGACGTCCTCCACGAAGACCGGGTGGGCCGCAGCCGCATTCTCGGTTGGCTCGCCCTCATCGCGATGTTGTTTCCGAGCGGCATTCTCGCCGCGCTGGTCGTGGCATCCGGCCGGCGGTTCGCGGGGCAGGCCGACCAACTCGCGGTACAACAGGAACTGCTCGAAGAGCAAGCCGTCGAGTTGGAGCAGCAGGTGGAAGAGCTGGAGACTTCCAATACCGAATTGGCGGAGGCGGCCGAGTCAGCGAACCAGGCTCGGGAGCGGGCCGAGCACGAGGCACACGGTCGCCAGCGGAACGCCGCGCTCCTCGACGCTGCGCTGGTCAGCTCGCCGATCGGGCTCTCGTTGCTCGATACCGATCTGAGGTACATCAGGGTGAATCCAGCGATCGCGGCGATTACCGGACTGGCACCCGAGGCCCACGTGGGGCGCACGCTCCGTGATGTGAATCCGGCGCTCAGTCGCGACATCGAGGCGCAGCTCCGTCAGGTGGTCGAGACGGACGAGCCGATCCAGAATCTGGAGATGGTGCGGCCCGGACCGCGCCCCGAAGCCCGGATCCGGTATCTGTTGCTCAACGTATATCCCATGAAATCCGAGGCCGGCGAAACGCTCGGCCTCGCGGTGGCGGCCCTCGATACCACCGAGCAACGGGAACTGCTGGAGCAGTTCCACCACGCGCAGAAGCTCGAAGCGGTGGGCCGGTTGGCAGCCGGTATCGCCCACGACTTCAACAATCTGCTCACCGTCATCCGCAGCTACTGTGACCTGGCGTTGCTCGAAATGGCGGACGGTGCCGCGGGACGGGATGAGATCGTGCAGATCCGGTTGGCGGCCGAGCGGGCCGCAGCGCTGTCGCGCCAGATGCTCGCCATGAGCCGCAAGCAGGCGATCATCCCGCGACCCCTGGCCGTCAAGGAGCTCGTCACCGAGATCGAACCGATGCTCCTGCGGGTGACGGGCGAGACCGTGTCCCTCGACATACGCTGTCAGCTGTCGGTGGGTCTGGTGCACATCGACCCCACGCACCTGGAGCAGGTGCTCATGAATCTCGTCATCAACGCCGTCGACGCGATGCCCAATGGCGGACGGCTGGTGATCGACGTGCAAGACACGGTGCTCGACGCAGAGGCCGTGAAGCGGTTCGTCGGGCTCAAACCCGGCGGCTACGTTTCACTCGCCGTGCGCGACAGCGGCACCGGGATCGACGACGAAACGCTGAGACGAATCTTCGATCCCTTCTTCACGACGAAGCCGCAGGGCAAGGGCACGGGGCTCGGTCTCTCCACGGTCTACGGCATCGTCCGCGCGGCCGGCGGGCACGTGCACGTGCTGAGCGACGTCGGGGCGGGCACCACGTTCACCGTGTACCTGCCGGTCGGTGCGCCCCGCGATGGCGAGCCCGCGCATACCACCTCGCGGACGGCGCCCGCGGGACCCGTGGCCGGTGGACATGAGGTCGTGCTCGTGGTGGAGGATGACGATCTTCTGCGCACCTCGCTTGCGCGGGCGCTCCGGCGGCGTGGGTTCCAGGTGCTCGAAGCCGCGCACGGCGGTGAGGCGCTTCGCGTGGCGCTCGACCACGACGGTGCGATCGATCTCGTGCTCAGCGACGTCCACATGCCGGGCATGGGAGGCCGCGATCTCGTCGCGCGGTTGCTGGCCGCCCGGCCACGGCTCAAGGCGCTGTTCATGAGTGGTTCGTCCGGGGAGAACGCGAACGTGGCGGGCGAACCGCCGTCCCGCGATGCGTTCATCGCGAAGCCATTTTCGATCGACGATCTTGCCAGGCAGGTGCGCGCGGCGTTGGACGCGTAG